Proteins from a single region of Nitrosarchaeum sp.:
- a CDS encoding 50S ribosomal protein L15e, with amino-acid sequence MPSIQDKTWIKLWKDNTPEIRDRVVEWRKDNAITRIDRPSRLQRARRLGYKAKQGIVVVRMRVGTGGMRKQRPVAGRRPKHLGVTRIKADDDMKTVAVRRVLERYPNMKLLGSYFVYKDGMHYWFEVILADPMHPRIAQDKELRQRIPQITA; translated from the coding sequence ATGCCTAGTATACAAGACAAGACTTGGATCAAACTATGGAAAGATAATACTCCAGAAATTAGAGACAGAGTAGTAGAATGGCGTAAAGATAATGCCATTACTCGTATAGATAGACCAAGTCGTTTGCAAAGAGCTCGCAGATTAGGTTACAAAGCAAAACAAGGCATTGTTGTTGTTAGGATGAGAGTCGGTACTGGTGGTATGCGAAAACAAAGACCAGTTGCTGGAAGAAGACCAAAACATCTTGGTGTTACTAGAATCAAAGCAGATGATGACATGAAGACAGTTGCAGTACGAAGAGTACTTGAAAGATATCCAAACATGAAACTTTTAGGTTCATACTTTGTTTACAAAGACGGTATGCATTACTGGTTTGAAGTTATCTTGGCAGATCCAATGCATCCACGAATTGCACAAGACAAAGAATTACGACAAAGAATTCCTCAAATCACCGCATAA
- a CDS encoding peroxiredoxin family protein: MSVVIGQKAPNFAVSDWVQGAPTNFDQEKDHIVLVEVFQVNCPGCFMHALPEAINIYNKYKDDGVRVIGIATAFEDYDKNTLDNLKKLVETGEVIGETKDALSMYGQLQAGKLPYKIPFPLAMDKLTKIDGKVSDDKVMQFIYGQIPEFDSQPEEYRKQIIQRVRDYMKSKEYSAETFEKFALQGTPSMIIVDRKGILRDVSFGQSGNVDSIIRKLLSE, encoded by the coding sequence ATGAGTGTAGTAATAGGACAAAAAGCGCCAAATTTTGCAGTCTCTGATTGGGTTCAAGGTGCTCCTACAAACTTTGATCAGGAAAAAGATCACATCGTACTAGTTGAGGTATTTCAGGTGAATTGCCCTGGCTGCTTTATGCATGCACTACCTGAGGCAATTAACATCTACAACAAATACAAAGATGATGGGGTACGTGTGATAGGAATAGCTACTGCCTTTGAAGATTATGATAAAAATACTTTGGATAATTTAAAAAAATTAGTCGAGACAGGCGAAGTAATTGGAGAGACAAAAGATGCACTGTCAATGTACGGCCAACTACAAGCAGGTAAACTACCATACAAGATTCCATTTCCATTAGCAATGGACAAACTAACCAAGATAGATGGCAAAGTAAGTGATGACAAAGTAATGCAGTTTATCTACGGACAAATTCCAGAGTTTGATTCACAGCCAGAAGAATATAGAAAACAGATAATCCAAAGAGTTAGAGATTACATGAAATCAAAAGAATATTCAGCAGAAACTTTTGAGAAATTTGCGTTACAAGGAACACCTTCGATGATCATAGTGGATAGAAAGGGAATCTTGAGAGATGTCTCCTTTGGACAATCAGGTAATGTAGATTCAATCATTCGAAAATTGTTAAGCGAATAA
- a CDS encoding CFI-box-CTERM domain-containing protein: MKSILFVLLLLLVITPAFAQLSDRTGLVNRLEVKTGGHFFEVQTVSNFDISNYEFDDEQKRLTLYVTSGLENNLSELYIPQSLLSGNFTFYINGEEYHPNVKINDQISFITLNFTGSGDSKIEIIGTDYLRGLNQTMPDEPSKEIDNGGGCLIATAAYGSELAPQIQQLREIRDNQLLKTESGKLFMNSFNDVYYSFSPVIADYERENPIFKELVKIVITPMISSLSILSLSDDSEITMVGLGISVIMLNIGMYFVAPTIAIVKLKKKF, from the coding sequence TTGAAATCAATTTTATTCGTTTTACTTTTACTACTAGTAATTACACCTGCATTTGCTCAATTATCTGATAGGACTGGATTGGTAAATAGACTGGAAGTTAAAACTGGTGGACATTTTTTTGAAGTTCAAACAGTTTCAAACTTTGATATTTCAAATTATGAATTTGATGATGAACAAAAACGTCTTACTCTGTATGTCACAAGTGGTCTTGAAAATAATCTAAGTGAACTGTACATTCCACAATCTCTTTTGAGTGGAAATTTTACTTTTTACATAAATGGAGAAGAATATCATCCGAATGTAAAGATCAATGATCAAATTTCATTTATTACATTAAATTTTACAGGTTCTGGTGATAGTAAAATTGAGATTATAGGCACTGATTATCTTCGTGGATTAAATCAAACTATGCCTGATGAACCATCTAAAGAGATTGATAATGGTGGTGGCTGTCTTATTGCAACTGCGGCATATGGTAGTGAACTAGCTCCCCAGATACAACAACTACGTGAAATTAGAGACAATCAATTACTCAAAACAGAATCAGGAAAATTATTTATGAATTCCTTTAATGATGTGTATTATTCATTTAGTCCTGTAATAGCTGATTACGAACGTGAAAATCCAATTTTCAAGGAACTAGTAAAGATTGTAATTACTCCGATGATCTCATCTCTATCCATATTGTCATTATCTGATGATTCTGAAATTACGATGGTTGGATTGGGAATTTCTGTGATTATGTTAAACATTGGAATGTATTTTGTGGCTCCGACAATAGCAATTGTGAAATTAAAAAAGAAATTCTAA
- a CDS encoding thr operon leader peptide — protein MNRYSKITLVAIIVIIIPFAYSILNIFAAEQLQFKWSEDKFSFFELSNGGDVEFCNTMPYWSSFKKFEIITFYDMKQNGIFTVYPLTINPTSAAIQKGVFSSEEFTSAQYVFMNLDFEFDGGDIRIDPNKLYVTVNISTPIIGIIPYTTTLQYSGFEFSNLMNNEKLSC, from the coding sequence ATGAATCGATACTCAAAGATAACACTAGTAGCAATAATTGTAATAATAATTCCATTTGCATACTCTATTTTGAATATCTTTGCAGCAGAGCAGTTACAATTCAAATGGAGTGAAGACAAGTTTAGTTTTTTTGAATTATCAAATGGCGGAGATGTAGAATTTTGTAATACAATGCCATATTGGTCGAGTTTTAAAAAATTTGAAATAATTACTTTTTATGATATGAAACAAAACGGAATATTTACCGTATACCCACTCACAATAAACCCAACATCAGCTGCTATTCAAAAAGGAGTATTTTCCTCTGAAGAATTTACCTCAGCGCAATATGTGTTCATGAACTTAGATTTTGAATTTGATGGAGGGGATATCAGAATAGACCCAAACAAGTTGTATGTAACGGTAAACATCAGTACTCCAATTATTGGAATAATTCCATATACTACCACTTTACAATATTCAGGATTTGAATTTAGTAATTTAATGAATAATGAGAAATTAAGTTGTTAG
- a CDS encoding HEAT repeat domain-containing protein, which yields MQAVTQNRLDLFAEMEAKYEKKDTAYFVNLLTHPDFVIRTRATCILVDFGGEDKVPHVARVLKNDTNELVRHEAAFSLGQMCLSSCIPPLADATLNDPSLFVRHEAAIALGVIGSKDAKAILEKALNDPETPVVESAVVALSNIEFMEKLSKNEKFAKLTGG from the coding sequence ATGCAGGCAGTAACTCAAAACAGATTGGATCTATTTGCAGAGATGGAGGCAAAATATGAAAAAAAAGATACTGCCTACTTTGTGAATCTTTTAACTCATCCAGATTTTGTCATAAGAACTCGGGCTACTTGCATACTAGTTGATTTTGGTGGCGAAGATAAAGTTCCACATGTGGCGCGAGTTTTGAAAAATGATACAAATGAACTTGTAAGACATGAAGCAGCATTTTCACTTGGACAGATGTGTTTGTCCAGTTGCATTCCTCCTTTAGCAGATGCCACACTTAATGACCCTAGTTTGTTTGTAAGACATGAAGCTGCAATAGCACTTGGTGTAATTGGCTCAAAAGACGCAAAAGCAATTTTAGAAAAAGCGTTAAATGATCCAGAAACTCCCGTAGTAGAGTCTGCCGTGGTCGCATTATCCAATATTGAATTTATGGAAAAGTTAAGTAAGAATGAAAAGTTTGCAAAACTAACAGGTGGATAA